In one window of Chitinophagaceae bacterium DNA:
- the purH gene encoding bifunctional phosphoribosylaminoimidazolecarboxamide formyltransferase/IMP cyclohydrolase PurH, whose product MKKIKSALVSVFHKEGLDEILKCLNENKVKIYSTGGTQKFIESKSIEVHAVEDLTEYPSILGGRVKTLHPKIFGGILARRSEKNDVETLEEYNIPEIDLVIVDLYPFEDTVKSGAENKEIIEKIDIGGISLIRAAAKNYEDTAIISDKSQYQKLASFLKNQEGALTIEQRKEFALEAFFKSSEYDRHIFNYFNENKKEVFQRTFQPSSTLRYGENPHQKGVFYGKMDTLWEQLHGKQLSYNNLLDIDNALAFSKEFSEPAAVIVKHNNACGLATESSIQKAYEKALEGDPVSAFGGVIVLNRTVDKNLAEIINTLFLEVLIAPEYEKEALEILKSKKNRILLRLKNYPESEDQFRSALGGVLWQEKDNFDITENTFKKVTNQSPSEQEVKDLIFAQKVVKHLKSNAIVLVRNNQLLGSGCGQTSRVDALKQAIAKAREFGLDLKGAVMASDAFFPFSDSVEIAAEEGIKAVIQPGGSVRDQETIDVCNQHSLSMVFTGIRHFKH is encoded by the coding sequence TTGAAAAAGATTAAATCCGCTCTTGTTTCTGTATTTCATAAAGAAGGTCTCGATGAGATTTTAAAGTGTTTAAATGAAAACAAGGTAAAAATTTATTCTACGGGAGGAACTCAAAAATTTATTGAATCAAAATCTATAGAAGTCCATGCAGTTGAGGACCTTACAGAATATCCTTCAATATTGGGCGGGCGCGTTAAAACACTACATCCGAAAATTTTTGGTGGCATATTAGCTCGTCGTTCTGAAAAGAATGATGTAGAAACACTTGAAGAATACAACATTCCGGAGATTGATTTAGTAATCGTTGATTTATATCCTTTTGAAGATACGGTTAAAAGTGGAGCAGAAAATAAAGAAATTATTGAAAAAATTGACATTGGAGGCATTTCCTTAATTCGGGCAGCTGCAAAAAATTATGAGGATACCGCTATTATTTCCGATAAATCACAGTATCAAAAGCTCGCTTCATTTTTGAAAAATCAAGAAGGTGCTTTAACTATTGAACAACGAAAAGAATTTGCTTTGGAAGCCTTTTTTAAGAGTTCAGAGTACGACAGGCACATTTTTAATTATTTTAACGAAAACAAAAAAGAGGTTTTTCAAAGAACCTTTCAGCCTTCATCAACTCTTCGGTATGGAGAAAACCCGCACCAAAAAGGCGTTTTTTATGGGAAAATGGATACCCTTTGGGAGCAATTACACGGCAAACAGCTTTCTTATAATAATTTGCTCGATATAGATAATGCACTGGCCTTTTCTAAAGAATTTAGTGAACCTGCAGCGGTGATTGTAAAGCACAACAATGCTTGTGGGCTGGCTACCGAAAGCAGCATTCAAAAAGCTTATGAAAAAGCACTGGAAGGAGATCCGGTATCAGCATTTGGAGGTGTGATTGTTTTAAACCGCACAGTGGATAAGAATTTAGCTGAAATTATAAATACACTCTTTTTAGAAGTTTTAATAGCTCCGGAATATGAAAAGGAAGCTTTAGAAATTTTAAAAAGCAAAAAAAATCGTATTTTACTGCGTCTGAAAAATTATCCTGAAAGTGAAGATCAATTTAGGTCTGCTCTGGGAGGTGTTTTATGGCAGGAGAAAGATAACTTTGATATTACAGAAAATACTTTTAAAAAAGTGACAAATCAGTCACCGTCAGAGCAGGAAGTGAAAGACTTAATTTTTGCTCAAAAAGTAGTTAAGCATTTGAAATCCAATGCAATAGTATTGGTTCGAAATAATCAATTGCTGGGATCCGGTTGCGGTCAGACTTCTCGTGTAGATGCTTTGAAGCAAGCCATTGCAAAAGCCCGGGAATTTGGTCTGGACCTTAAAGGTGCTGTAATGGCTTCGGATGCATTTTTCCCCTTTTCAGACTCGGTAGAAATTGCCGCAGAGGAAGGAATTAAGGCTGTAATTCAACCCGGAGGTTCTGTGAGAGATCAGGAAACAATAGACGTTTGTAATCAACATAGTCTGAGTATGGTTTTTACCGGAATCCGACATTTTAAACATTAA
- a CDS encoding lysine 2,3-aminomutase: MSNGTEVIQSEKYRSYALHNYKKIPQVARLTDEQIEAIEVVGNVLPFKTNNYVVNELINWDNIPEDPIFVLNFPQKDMLLPEHYNKMKSAMESGLNKVELKKVAHEIRLELNPHPAGQVELNVPEIDGVKLTGVQHKYRETLLFFPSQGQTCHAYCTFCFRWPQFVGMDELKFAMRETELLVKYLKAHPEVTDVLFTGGDPLIMKTKLLANYLEALIDADLPNLHTIRLGTKALGYWPYKFTTDDDADELLRVFEKVVKSGKVLAIMSHFNHPVELSTPAVQQAIKRVTSTGAQIRSQSPLLNHINDDANVWAEMWRKQVDLGIIPYYMFVVRDTGAQHYFNIPLVKAWNIFRDAYQKVSGICRTVRGPSMSSNPGKVQMLGVSEINGKKVMALRMLQGRNPDWVCKPFFAEYDEKAVWVSDLKPAFGEEKFFFEKEFKDDFGATIHD; encoded by the coding sequence ATTTCTAATGGAACAGAAGTTATACAATCGGAAAAATACCGTTCGTATGCATTACACAACTACAAAAAAATACCCCAGGTAGCCCGCCTGACGGATGAACAAATTGAAGCTATTGAGGTCGTTGGGAATGTACTTCCATTTAAAACAAATAATTACGTAGTCAATGAGCTGATAAATTGGGATAACATACCTGAAGATCCCATTTTTGTTTTAAATTTTCCTCAAAAAGACATGTTATTGCCGGAGCATTACAATAAGATGAAAAGTGCTATGGAAAGCGGTTTGAACAAAGTTGAACTTAAAAAAGTTGCTCATGAAATAAGGCTGGAACTAAATCCCCATCCTGCTGGTCAGGTAGAGCTTAATGTGCCTGAAATAGATGGTGTTAAACTCACCGGCGTACAGCATAAATACAGAGAAACCTTATTGTTTTTCCCCAGTCAGGGACAAACCTGTCATGCATATTGCACCTTTTGCTTCAGATGGCCCCAGTTTGTGGGTATGGATGAGCTAAAATTTGCCATGCGTGAGACAGAGTTGCTGGTAAAATATCTCAAAGCTCACCCCGAAGTTACAGATGTGCTTTTTACGGGAGGAGACCCTTTAATTATGAAGACAAAGTTATTGGCAAACTACCTCGAAGCGCTTATAGATGCTGATTTGCCAAACTTACATACAATCAGGTTAGGGACAAAAGCTCTTGGATACTGGCCTTATAAATTCACTACAGATGATGACGCAGATGAATTATTACGGGTATTTGAAAAAGTCGTAAAATCCGGAAAAGTGCTGGCCATTATGTCACATTTTAATCATCCTGTAGAGCTTTCAACACCAGCTGTGCAGCAAGCAATTAAAAGAGTTACCTCTACCGGTGCTCAAATCAGATCTCAGTCGCCATTGCTCAATCATATAAATGATGATGCAAACGTTTGGGCTGAAATGTGGCGAAAGCAAGTTGATTTAGGAATCATTCCTTACTATATGTTTGTCGTAAGGGATACCGGCGCACAGCATTATTTTAATATTCCTTTAGTCAAAGCCTGGAATATTTTCAGAGATGCATATCAAAAAGTGAGTGGTATTTGCCGAACGGTTCGTGGACCAAGTATGTCGTCAAATCCCGGGAAAGTTCAAATGTTGGGTGTTTCTGAAATAAATGGAAAAAAAGTTATGGCACTCAGAATGTTGCAGGGACGAAACCCCGATTGGGTATGCAAACCCTTCTTTGCTGAATATGATGAAAAAGCTGTTTGGGTAAGTGATCTTAAGCCCGCATTCGGAGAAGAAAAGTTCTTTTTTGAAAAAGAGTTTAAAGACGATTTCGGAGCTACCATACATGATTAA